DNA sequence from the Amycolatopsis sp. Hca4 genome:
AGGTGGATCGAGTAGCTCGCGTACGTCCCGGCCGGGAAGTACACCGTGCCACCGCGGGTGGCGGCCGCGTCGATCGCGCGGTTGATCGCGGCGGTGTCGATCGTGCGGCCGTCGCCCTTCGCGCCGAACTTCGTGACGTCGAAGAAACGGCCCGGCGAGCTCCCGAAATCCTCGGCTTCGGCCGCCGGAGATCCGACCAATGGCAGGGCGGCCCCGGCCGCACCGGCGGCTCCCCAAGCGACGACACGGCGGCGGCTCAACGCTCTTCCCACTCCAGCTCCCTTTCTCGCCACGGCAGAAGCCCAGAACGGTGCTTCCGACGGCGGATCGGGAATGCTTCTTCAGCTAAGAGCAAAAGATCGGATGAGTCAAGCTCGTCCCCGCCCGCGAGCGGGGACGAGCCCGATCTTCAGTCCAGCACTTCGCGGACCGTGCCGGCGGCGACCGTCAGCCGGCCTTCGCGCATGGCGAACCCGAGGCCCGGGCTCATCGCGACCGGCTGGCCCAGCTCCACCGTCAGCTCCGCGGTGTCGCCCGGCCGGACGAGCGGGACGCCCTCGGCGAGGGCGACCACGCCGACGACGTCACTGGTGCGGAAGTGGAACTGCGGGCGGTAGTTCGCCGCGAACGGCGTCCGCCTGCCGCCCTCGGCGGCCGAGAGCACGTGGACGTCCGCGCGGAACCGCCGGTGCGGCCGGACGCTGCCGGGCAGGCAGACCACCTGGCCGCGCCGGACCTCGCCGCGCTTCACCCCGCGCAGCAGCACCGCGGCGTTGTCGCCCGCCTCGGCGCGGTCCATCGGCTTGCCGAACGTCTCGAGCCCGGTGGCCACGCTGGTCACCGCCGGGCCGAGGCCGATCACCTCGACCGCGTCGCCGACCGCGAGGGTGCCCTGCTCCACCGCGCCGGTCACGACGGTGCCGCGGCCCGTGATGGTCAGGACGTTCTCGATCGGCATCAGGAACGGCAGGTCCAGCCGCCGCGGTGGGATCGGCACGTGCTCGTCGACGGCGGCGAGCAGGTCGAGGATCCGCTGCGTCCACTTCGGGTCGCCATCCAGCGCGCGCAGCCCGGAGACCCGGACCACGGGCACGGCGTCGCCGTCGAACCCGTAGCGGGTCAGCAGCTCGCGCACCTCGAGTTCGACCAGGTCGAGCAGCTCCTCGTCGTCGGCGAGGTCGGCCTTGTTGAGCGCGACCACGAGGTGCCCGACCCCGATCCGGCGCGCCAGGACGACGTGCTCGCGGGTCTGCGGCATCGCGCCGTCCTGCGCCGAGACCACGAGCACGGCGCCGTCCAGCTGGGCCGCGCCGGTGATCATGTTCTTGACGTAGTCGGCGTGGCCGGGCATGTCGACGTGGGCGTAGTGCCGGGTCGGCGTCTCGTACTCGACGTGCGCGATGTTGATGGTGATGCCGCGCTCGACCTCCTCCGGCGCGCGGTCGATGCGGTCGAAGGCGACGAAGTCGGCGCCGCCCCGCTCGGCGAGCACCTTGGTGATGGCGGCGGTGAGGGTGGTCTTGCCGTGGTCGACGTGCCCCATCGTGCCGATGTTCAGGTGCGGCTTGGTCCGCACGTACTGTTGCTTGGTCATGGGTTTCCCTGCGCTGGAACGGATGTGCGCGAAACCGGCGGAGCGCATCGACCCTCCCCCGGCGGTTTCGCGCCCAGGGCGGGGGAAATCGGGGAAGGGTCAGCTTCGAGCGCCGGTCAGCCGTGCCGACAGGGCGCTCGGCAGGGACAAGCCTGCGAGCGTCGCGCTGTCGGACACGGGGAACATGCCCAGGAGGGTGTCACGTGCTGCGGCGCGGTGTCACCCGGTTTTCCGGGGCCGCATGATCAACGCGGCAACCGAGTACACGCAAGGGTTTCCCGCGCGGTTCGCGTAGGAATGCGTGACGTCGGCGGGAAAGTAGACCGAATCCCCCGCCGCGAGCACGTACTCCGCCTCGCCGACACCCAGGCACAGCTCGCCCGACTCGACGGCGACGAATTCGTGGGAACCCGGGGCGTACGCCGGAAAAGCACCCGCGTCACACCCGGGTGGCAGGGTCGTGCGGACCCACTCGAAGTTGACGCCGGGGACGACCGGCGTCAGCACCGTGCGGTGCCAGCCGCCCGGTTCGGCGATGTGGTCCTGCTCCGCCGCGCGGCGGACGATCACCCGGTCGGTCTCCAGGCCGGCCAGCAACCGGGAGACCGGCAGCCCGAGGCCGTCGGCGATCCGGGACAGCACCACGACCGTCGGCGTCTTCTCGCCGCGCTCGATGGCCGAAAGCATGCTGACGCTCACGTCGGCCTGCCGGGCCAGCGCCGTCAGGGCGAGGCCGCGGCCGGTGCGCAGCTCGTGGAGGTGGCGGCCGAGCGCCACCGGATCGATCATTCCTCTATAATAGCGGCCATGTCCACTATAGCGGAAGCGACCGAGGCCGACGCCGAAGGCATCGCCGCCGTGTTCGCGCCGTACGTCACCGACTCCGTCTTCACGTTCGAGACCACACCGCCGACCCCGGAGCAGTGGCGCACCAAGATCCGCGAGACCACGTGGCCGTTCCTCGTGCTCGCCGAAGAAGGCGAAATCCTCGGCTACGCGCTGGCGACGCCGTGGCGGCCGAAGCCGGCGTACCGGTTCTCCGTGGAGACGACGATCTACCTCGCGCACCGGGCCGCCGGCCGGGGTCACGGCCGGCGGTTGCTCGACGCGCTGCTGAAGCGGTGCGGGGAAGCCGGGGCCCGGCAGGCGATCGCGGTCATCGTCGACTCCGGCAACCCGGCGTCACGGCGGCTGCACGCCGCGGCCGGGTTCACCGACGCGGGCGTGCTGCGCCGGGTCGGCTTCAAGCACGACCGCTGGCTCGACACCCTGCTCATGCAGCGCGAGCTGGGCTAACGCGACTTCGCCCGCAGGTGCAGCCGCTCCCCCTGCTTGCCGAACAGGCTGAGGATCTCCGCGGGCCTGCCGTCGACCGCGCCGAACCAGTGCGGGAGGCGCGTGTCGAACTCCGCCGCCTCACCCGGGCCCAGCGTCAGGTCCCGGTCGGCCAGGATCAGGCGCAGCCGGCCCGAGAGCACGTAGAGCCACTCGTACCCCTCGTGGACCTGCGGATCCGGTTCACCCGTCTCCGGTTCCAGGATCATCTTGAACGCCTGGGGCGCGCCCGGCTGGCGGGTCAGCGGCAGCACCGTCATCGCCGCGCCGTTGTGGCGCGGGATGCGGCGGGCGGTGAGCCGGACCCGGGGGTCGCCGACCTCCGGCGCGCCCACCAGCTCGTCGAGCGGCACCTGGTGGGCCTGGGCGATCGGCAGCAGCAGCTCCAGGCTCGGCTTCCGCTGGCCGGATTCGAGGCGGGACAGCGTGCTCTTCGAGATGCCCGTCGCCTCGGACAGGTCGGCCAGCGTGACCCGCCGCTGCGTGCGGACCCGCTTGAGCCGGGGGCCGACCTCGGCGAGGGCCTGGGTGATCGCGTCCGTCATGCCTCCAGGAAACCCGCTTGTCCCGGAAACGGCAACATAAGTTGTCGGATTCGCGAAGCCGGGGTCATGGTGGCGGCATGACCGAAAACAACAGCTTCGACGTCCTGGTGGTGGGTGGCGGCGCCGCGGGCCTCAGCGCCGCCCTGATGCTCGGCCGGGCGCGGCGGCGCGTCGCGGTCGTCGACGCCGGTGCCCCGCGCAACGCGCCGGCGTCGCACATGCACGGCTTCCTCTCCCGTGACGGCCTGCCGCCGTCGGAACTGCTGGGCATCGGCCGTGAAGAGCTCCGCGGCTACGGCGTGGCACTCCTCGAAGACCGCGTCACCCGGCTCGACCACGGCTTCACCGCCCGGCTGGCGAGCGGGCGGGCGCTGACCGCCCGGCGCGTGCTGGTCGCCACCGGCGTCCACGACGACCTGCCGGACCTGCCCGGCCTGCGGGAAAGCTGGGGCACCGACGCGGTGACCTGCCCCTACTGCCACGGCTACGAGGTCCGCGACCAGCCACTCGGCGTCCTCGGCACCGAGCCCGCGAGCGTCGAGCACGCGCTGCTGGTCCGCCAGTGGTCGCCGGACGTCGTCTACTTCCCGCACACCGAGGCACTGTCCGAAGAGGACCGCGAGCGGCTGGACGCGCGGGGCATCCGCGTCGCCGAGGGCATGGTGACGGCCGTCCGGCGCGAAGGCGGCCACCTCACCGGCGTCGAGCTCGGGGCTCGGTTCGTGCCGCGCACGGCGCTGTTCCTCCGCACCCGGACCGTCCCGCACGACCAGCTGCTGCGCGACCTCGGCCACGTCGAGGGCGACGTCGACGCGTCCGGGAAGACCGGGGTGCCCGGGGTGTGGGCCGCGGGGAACGTCGTCGACGCGCGGGCGACG
Encoded proteins:
- the tuf gene encoding elongation factor Tu, which codes for MTKQQYVRTKPHLNIGTMGHVDHGKTTLTAAITKVLAERGGADFVAFDRIDRAPEEVERGITINIAHVEYETPTRHYAHVDMPGHADYVKNMITGAAQLDGAVLVVSAQDGAMPQTREHVVLARRIGVGHLVVALNKADLADDEELLDLVELEVRELLTRYGFDGDAVPVVRVSGLRALDGDPKWTQRILDLLAAVDEHVPIPPRRLDLPFLMPIENVLTITGRGTVVTGAVEQGTLAVGDAVEVIGLGPAVTSVATGLETFGKPMDRAEAGDNAAVLLRGVKRGEVRRGQVVCLPGSVRPHRRFRADVHVLSAAEGGRRTPFAANYRPQFHFRTSDVVGVVALAEGVPLVRPGDTAELTVELGQPVAMSPGLGFAMREGRLTVAAGTVREVLD
- a CDS encoding NAD(P)/FAD-dependent oxidoreductase, coding for MTENNSFDVLVVGGGAAGLSAALMLGRARRRVAVVDAGAPRNAPASHMHGFLSRDGLPPSELLGIGREELRGYGVALLEDRVTRLDHGFTARLASGRALTARRVLVATGVHDDLPDLPGLRESWGTDAVTCPYCHGYEVRDQPLGVLGTEPASVEHALLVRQWSPDVVYFPHTEALSEEDRERLDARGIRVAEGMVTAVRREGGHLTGVELGARFVPRTALFLRTRTVPHDQLLRDLGHVEGDVDASGKTGVPGVWAAGNVVDARATVIIAAAQGAAAAGALNHDLVTEDVARAVGALGGFSPAAERAAAGAR
- a CDS encoding helix-turn-helix domain-containing protein, with translation MIDPVALGRHLHELRTGRGLALTALARQADVSVSMLSAIERGEKTPTVVVLSRIADGLGLPVSRLLAGLETDRVIVRRAAEQDHIAEPGGWHRTVLTPVVPGVNFEWVRTTLPPGCDAGAFPAYAPGSHEFVAVESGELCLGVGEAEYVLAAGDSVYFPADVTHSYANRAGNPCVYSVAALIMRPRKTG
- a CDS encoding helix-turn-helix domain-containing protein, with the translated sequence MTDAITQALAEVGPRLKRVRTQRRVTLADLSEATGISKSTLSRLESGQRKPSLELLLPIAQAHQVPLDELVGAPEVGDPRVRLTARRIPRHNGAAMTVLPLTRQPGAPQAFKMILEPETGEPDPQVHEGYEWLYVLSGRLRLILADRDLTLGPGEAAEFDTRLPHWFGAVDGRPAEILSLFGKQGERLHLRAKSR
- a CDS encoding GNAT family N-acetyltransferase, translating into MSTIAEATEADAEGIAAVFAPYVTDSVFTFETTPPTPEQWRTKIRETTWPFLVLAEEGEILGYALATPWRPKPAYRFSVETTIYLAHRAAGRGHGRRLLDALLKRCGEAGARQAIAVIVDSGNPASRRLHAAAGFTDAGVLRRVGFKHDRWLDTLLMQRELG